A genome region from Gigantopelta aegis isolate Gae_Host chromosome 3, Gae_host_genome, whole genome shotgun sequence includes the following:
- the LOC121390694 gene encoding uncharacterized protein LOC121390694: MADVIAERKVVYAGLWRQHSKSDYDTLLKQISSQLDQKGGLVSMFQLCRDGVSINVLNQDGSVKRKEKIPGQNIQDITVNRYNPICLLTVFVDVNRRLNYLVCRCDGTSDATYLVQTYRERKSVTSGEGYKIDLKEPHGLNWTLKRKNKNHPVLNGDAASSSTSSDKGDITDTNGNSALIMATSNGFATDDRDVFSNGNHHVEIVVSPEELVREPCVVDGNECFSVAVQTEFEYEDKQSLTSTTSFRSLKDELLNLSQEVKEIKLILQKTTGIGSTEYFHREKNMIDNHTGSRFMPASVDSNDGPHSPSSKSSSEGDRHVNFDQVTSVIFPDHNIRSLGVQTEKGKGQRYVKRQVQPTTSHPRNHAIRTRSRSSSAGSIPMSPTSVSPPASHELYVRQVVRQDDRSPGLNRSTIPMPMEHMYNAYTQEFKHPRRKIIVMPGSSKTLPPMRHSEKGHMRTIYFDKNGEKK; encoded by the coding sequence ATGGCAGACGTGATCGCAGAACGGAAAGTCGTTTACGCGGGGTTGTGGCGACAACACAGCAAGAGTGACTACGACACTCTTCTAAAACAGATCAGCTCACAGCTCGACCAGAAAGGCGGCCTCGTGTCAATGTTCCAGCTGTGCCGGGACGGGGTCAGCATCAACGTGCTCAACCAAGATGGCTctgttaaaagaaaggaaaaaatcCCTGGTCAGAACATACAGGATATCACGGTAAATCGCTACAACCCGATCTGTTTACTGACAGTGTTCGTCGACGTCAACCGAAGGCTCAACTACTTGGTGTGTAGGTGTGACGGGACGTCGGACGCCACCTATCTCGTGCAGACGTATCGCGAGCGTAAGAGCGTCACCAGTGGGGAAGGGTACAAGATAGACCTGAAGGAGCCGCATGGTTTAAACTGGACTCTGAAGAGGAAGAATAAGAACCACCCAGTGCTTAACGGTGACGCGGCCAGTTCATCCACATCGTCCGACAAGGGAGATATCACTGATACAAATGGAAATAGTGCTCTGATCATGGCCACAAGCAACGGGTTCGCCACTGATGACAGGGATGTGTTTTCAAATGGAAACCATCATGTAGAAATTGTCGTATCGCCAGAGGAGCTGGTACGCGAACCATGCGTGGTCGACGGAAACGAATGCTTCAGTGTTGCTGTCCAAACAGAGTTTGAATACGAAGATAAGCAATCTTTGACTTCCACAACCTCCTTCCGCTCTCTCAAGGACGAACTTTTAAATCTGTCACAAGAGGTCAAAGAAATCAAACTCATCCTCCAGAAAACCACGGGAATCGGTTCGACGGAATATTTCCATCGAGAGAAAAATATGATTGACAATCATACAGGTTCACGGTTTATGCCGGCGTCTGTCGATTCAAACGATGGCCCCCACTCGCCGTCGTCCAAGAGTTCCTCTGAAGGAGACAGACATGTCAACTTTGACCAAGTGACATCAGTGATCTTTCCTGATCACAATATCCGAAGCCTCGGGGTTCAGACAGAAAAAGGTAAAGGCCAGCGATACGTGAAGCGTCAGGTGCAGCCGACGACGAGTCACCCGAGAAACCACGCGATTAGAACTCGTTCGAGAAGTTCGTCTGCCGGTTCCATTCCCATGTCACCCACCAGCGTGTCGCCGCCTGCCAGTCACGAGCTGTACGTCAGACAGGTCGTCAGACAAGATGACCGCTCGCCTGGCCTCAACAGGTCTACCATACCGATGCCCATGGAACATATGTATAATGCGTACACACAGGAATTCAAACACCCGAGGAGAAAAATTATTGTTATGCCGGGTTCTTCCAAAACATTGCCGCCAATGAGACATTCTGAAAAAGGTCATATGCGGACAATCTATTTCGACAAAAATGGGGAAAAGAAATAA